Proteins co-encoded in one Kribbella qitaiheensis genomic window:
- a CDS encoding galactose oxidase early set domain-containing protein, with translation MFTVFISVLNASTANSAQPIVAPILAAAAATPNGVTCNTVPAEQLGACISRMLTDPNGAYSPDHVYTAAEKQPVYAPKQAAGVTAAEVGSWSVVGDCTVDGYKINPIHASLTKSGKVLMTAGSGYNKSFFDQKVFKTWIWDPTNPATCPREIPMPAGVDLFCSGHSHLPDGRVLFFGGTGHYATSDLYYTGVREAYAFDDTTEKFTPTGLMNIARWYPNGPVNAVGNPVVVSGLDAAGKVTTTNETYDPATGKWTKLPGTRIFPLYAGMVLRKNGTLCYSGTNMGGKAGASPGCWNWTNNAWYPIPGLLYPDCRDQASTLLLYPAQAQKFMVIGGGCQTGLTGTTATVDLNAATQKFTEGPYVGFASMHSCATVLPDKSAFVAGGADHNTRPVLRAARLPAGATAWQQVASPTVPRMYHSSCMLLLDGSVVTMGTTAMQGSVESRLEVYKPWYMQAGVTRPTITGLAPTLKLGGTYSVSFSGPATVNGAMLQRLTSVTHSSDPNQRAVDVPVTATTDWNKKTLKIDANRGLVPPGMYMLSVRDWRNIPSKSLVVRIVENTTAAAAVLTSASAGSTAAAAACCCTCGSGCC, from the coding sequence GTGTTCACCGTCTTCATTTCAGTACTCAATGCCTCGACGGCCAACTCGGCACAACCCATCGTCGCGCCAATCCTGGCAGCGGCCGCGGCAACGCCGAACGGCGTTACCTGCAACACGGTTCCGGCCGAGCAACTCGGTGCCTGTATCAGCCGGATGCTGACCGATCCGAATGGCGCCTATTCACCGGACCACGTCTACACGGCCGCGGAGAAACAGCCCGTGTACGCACCGAAGCAGGCTGCCGGAGTGACCGCCGCGGAAGTCGGATCCTGGTCGGTGGTCGGTGACTGCACCGTCGACGGATACAAGATCAATCCGATCCACGCGAGTCTGACGAAATCCGGCAAGGTGCTGATGACCGCCGGCTCGGGGTACAACAAGTCCTTCTTCGACCAGAAAGTCTTCAAGACCTGGATCTGGGACCCGACCAACCCCGCGACCTGTCCCCGTGAGATCCCGATGCCGGCGGGAGTGGATCTCTTCTGTTCCGGCCATTCGCATCTCCCCGACGGTCGCGTGCTGTTCTTCGGCGGCACCGGTCACTACGCGACGAGCGACCTGTACTACACAGGAGTCCGCGAGGCCTACGCGTTCGACGACACCACCGAGAAGTTCACGCCGACGGGCCTGATGAACATCGCCCGCTGGTACCCGAACGGCCCGGTCAACGCCGTCGGCAACCCCGTCGTGGTCAGCGGCCTCGACGCCGCCGGCAAGGTGACCACCACCAACGAGACCTACGACCCCGCCACGGGCAAGTGGACCAAACTGCCAGGCACCCGGATCTTCCCCCTGTACGCCGGAATGGTGCTCCGCAAGAACGGGACACTCTGCTACTCCGGCACCAACATGGGCGGCAAGGCAGGAGCCTCACCGGGCTGCTGGAACTGGACGAACAACGCCTGGTACCCGATCCCCGGTCTTCTCTACCCCGACTGCCGCGACCAGGCGAGCACCCTGCTGCTCTACCCGGCGCAGGCCCAGAAGTTCATGGTCATCGGCGGCGGCTGTCAGACGGGCCTCACCGGCACGACGGCGACCGTCGATCTGAACGCGGCGACCCAAAAATTCACCGAAGGCCCGTACGTCGGTTTCGCGTCGATGCACAGTTGCGCGACCGTCCTGCCCGACAAGTCCGCCTTCGTTGCCGGAGGCGCCGATCACAACACCAGGCCCGTACTCCGGGCCGCCCGCCTCCCCGCCGGCGCGACAGCCTGGCAACAGGTTGCCAGTCCGACGGTGCCGCGGATGTACCACAGCTCGTGCATGCTGCTGCTCGACGGTTCGGTCGTCACCATGGGCACGACCGCCATGCAGGGATCGGTCGAGTCACGACTCGAGGTCTACAAGCCCTGGTACATGCAGGCAGGAGTCACCCGCCCAACCATCACCGGCCTCGCCCCGACCCTGAAGCTCGGCGGCACCTATTCGGTCAGCTTCAGCGGCCCGGCCACGGTGAACGGCGCCATGCTGCAGCGACTCACGTCCGTGACCCACTCATCAGATCCGAACCAGCGCGCTGTCGACGTACCCGTGACAGCCACCACCGACTGGAACAAGAAGACCCTGAAGATCGACGCCAACAGAGGACTCGTCCCGCCCGGCATGTACATGCTGTCCGTCCGAGACTGGCGCAACATCCCATCGAAATCCCTAGTGGTCCGCATCGTCGAAAACACCACAGCAGCTGCCGCGGTTCTGACGTCGGCCTCCGCCGGATCGACAGCTGCTGCCGCGGCCTGCTGCTGCACCTGCGGGAGCGGTTGCTGCTGA